From Hemitrygon akajei chromosome 15, sHemAka1.3, whole genome shotgun sequence:
GATAGTACATACCTTTgggaagatatggaaagaaagaggactgaTAACGGCCAGAGGAAAGGGACTGGCACACGAGCAAATGATAAGTATGACATTGGAAGCCCTGGCCCTACCAACTGAGATTGCGGTAGTACATGTACCCGGACACCAAAAAGGATCAACACCTGAAGCAGTGGGGAACCGTCTAGCCGATGGGGAGGCCAAACGAGCAGCCGTTGAAGACCCGATCCAACTCCTGACCTTGATACCAGTGAGGGAAGGACTTACTAAACAACCTATGTTTACCCAAATAGAGATTGATAGCATGAACCAACTAGGAGCCCGAAAAGACACTGATGGTAAATGGACGGTCCCGGATGGGAGACAGGTACTAAATAAGGAAGTAACCCGCAACATCCTCCAACAGTtgcaccatcaaacccactggggagtacaggccatgtgcgacacaattctgagggactatgtatgcaaaggaatatacacactggcccagcaagagataactggatgtcCGACGTGCCAGCGGataaacaagaaagtgatgcGATCCACTCCAAGAGGTGGCCAGCCACTGGCCATGAGACCGTTCCATAGAGTCCAGATCGACTTTACCGAACTACCCTCAGTGCAGAGATGGAAGTACCTGTTAGTAATAGTGGATCATTTTACCCACTGGGTGGAAGCATACCCGACCACAAAGGCCGATGCGCCTACAGTAGCCCGAATACTACTAgaaaacataatccccagatatgggatcatggggtccatagactcggacagagggacacactttgcctccaagacgcaccagttgatttgtgatgcattgagtatccaatggaaataccataccccgtggcatccccagagttcgggacgggtggaaaggatgaacagtACCTTAAAGGCGCAATTGACCAAATTAATGCTAGAAACCAAGTTACcctggactaagtgtctccccATCGCCCTGTTAAGAATCCGAACAGCACCCAGGAAGGATATAGGAATCTCCCCctatgaaatgctgtttggactcccgtattggaataaggtagaagggtaccccacgctacaagggggtgatatttttataaggaactatttactggcactatctcgttcctttgcagaactgcggaagaagggtctcttggcccagactccgccgctcgactttgctttacatcagatcgtgcctggagattgggttctggtacggacctggaagccggagaagttacaaccacagtgggaaggccctttccaggtcctgttaACCACCGAGGCGGCCGTACGAACAAAAGAGAAAGGGTGGACCCACGCATCCAGAATAAAGGGACCAGTTAAGCCTGAGGGACACacggagtggacctgtgttcccagtgaagaaccgttggtggtgaaactgaaaaggcaacaaaaatgaactcaatgtggactgttacattattgactgtaatatatttaattctgtatgtgggaaaaatagaagggaaatgtgacaagtgtagGAACCGAGttttggagaaaggaaaagaacgaCCCGGGGCCCTTGTGTCACATTCACATGTAAATGACCAATgttatggaaaagaaaaagaggaatgtgAAGAGGGAGGAATAAAATATACCCTGAGAAAGAACAGGGGATACCCCGGTGGATCAgtgagagaagaaaaaggagaagggagaagttGGAGTGTACGAGAAAGTACATGCCCTGAGACAAAATGGATatgtgaaaggaaagaaaaaggaagggcagagtttggtggagtcagagaagaatggggaACCTATGGAAAAACAAGACCGGAAATGAAGGAAAACCTGTTTATAGACTTAGCAACTCGAATAGCTACAAGTTTAAATGTAagtgactgttgggtttgtgggggACCCCACATGAGCGAGCAATGGCCATGGATAGGTGAGAGTTTGAGTGTGTGGGAGCTATTGGCTCATGATTGGGATAAGAAAAGGACTGGGAGGACGCAAGAATGGAAGTTAACAAACTATCCGGAAGGACAAGTATGTgtagaaagaaaagggaaggtgAAAGTAGGAGAAAGCCCATGTCAGAGTATAaagttggctaaaaaaaaaaataatgccACTTGGTGGCCCGAGGAGCCGACTTGGTACATAACTAAAGGGGCAAAGGACAATTGTACGGCTATGGGAAACAATTCGGGAATCTGGAATTGCAGTGGGCATAACCCGTACGAAGGAATTCCCAGTGTTTGGAAAGCCTGGCGGAAAGCAAAGAAAGGAGGATTTGTTCCAGAAGGTCTGTTCTGGATTTGTGGGAATCAGGCATACACCAAATTGCcgaaaggatggggaggagtttgtttcTTAGGCCTTATAAGGCCAGAGTTCTTCCTCCTACCCCAGGATGAAGATAGGGAATTGGGAATCAAGTTATTTGACTCACTGAGAAGGGAGAagcgggagataaaggtgggagaatggggcgaCGAGTGGCCTCCAGCACGCATCATTGAATATTACGGACCAGCaacttgggcccaggatgggtcatgGGGTTACCGAACCCCGGTATATATGTTAAATCGAATAATACGCCTACAAGCTGTAGTAGAGGTGATCACCAACCAAACCGCATTGGCTCTGGAATtgctggctgagcagcaaagcCAGATGAGAACAGCCATATACCAAAATCGATTAGcattggattacctattggccttcGAGGGAGGGGTCTGTGGAAAGTTCAATCTGACAAACTGTTGACTAAAGATAAATGATAATGGAAAGGCAGTGttgaaaatatccgacaaaattcggaagttGGCCCATGTGCCAGTACAAACTTGGAGATCCTTAGGGAACCTGAGTTGGCTGGATAGTCTGCTGGGAGGAAGCTGGTGGCGAATAGCCCTGTTAATATTTGGCGGAATACTCATAATGATAATCATATTACCATGCTTAATACCCTGCTTGAGAGCATTAATAACGCGAGTAGTAGTACAGGTAATGCAGCCAGGGAACCCAGCTGACCCGGCTAAAATGCTGTTGCAACGAGGCAGAGAACTGGAAGAGTGGAATCCCTGGACAAATCCTTAGCACActctaaaaagaaaaagggtggaattgtaagaagtgaaagggttaaggttagactgtgctaagatctaagcttacaaaacatatgctgacacattgctaaataaggatataagattcttgcaaaactgtataggtacaatctgtaccttgtggtaatcatgaagaactaaaagggagtcattaagctaggagctgagagcggaggtggatgaaacagatggagataagctgtactcttgtggctaactccaaggccgatgagtgttttgaaaacttggcagacatggctctgcggatggctaactccaaggacagaggatatgagaaaatgtgtatgtgacccccgaaatgtacaagcctgtggggagggggagagtggagctgactatgaataattgtaggaatgatacagcaactgagggacacgtgataacctacttgaaactgtataaaaggaaatgaaatgtaatgctctgggctcaatactgctggagcagttttgggtccgactctgcagactcgtgaaaaataaagctttgccgctttgcagtttgctgagactcagAGTGTAGGATTATTTCTGACACCCATGAAAAGGCCTGGGAAATTATACATTTCCTCATCAATCAGCCAAATAATTCATCCCTAGTTAAAGAAGAGTGAATTTAAAGAACTTGGGCATCCTGGAACAGCAACAGACCTACTGAAAAATGAGTTTCAATTTCCTGAAGCATCCAGAGGACGTGTGCTAACCAACATAACACTCCCAGGGAGATGAACAATTTCACAATGATGAATCAATCCAAGACATTACAGTCACATCTAAGTGAAAATTGACAGGAACAATTAAACAACTGTTAAAAGCAGAGACTCCATGAGCATTCACATTCTTAATAGCAGAGTTTAGCATATGGAAGGAACAAGATTTAAAATATTCTTGATCACCTTCAGCCAGGCACACAAAACAGATGATGCATCTCAATTTCCTCCTGCAGTTCCATTACAGAAGCCAAGCTCCAGCCCATTCAACACTCTGCACTGACTACATCTACTGTCAATCATCATGTTGGCAGGCAGTTACAAGCAGTCCTAATTCAATTTCAACAAAATGATGAATTGCATTGGAAAAGCAAGACCGTAGGTTGCATAAGTGTTTCTGATGCAGTAACCGGTGAAAGTGCCCAGGCACGCACACTCGTGTCGAAGTGCATGTAATGCATAACTAGGCATGTGTAGAAACTGGATGAGTTTTGCATCACCTTAAGGGCAATCAGAAATGAATATAAAAAGTTGCTCTTGTCTTCAGTGATGTATTCAATACATGAAAGAATACTCCTGTCACGACTGCCTACTCACACCCCCATAACATTGTCCAATGTTATCCCTGCCTACACACATTTTCTGTCACAAGTCTTTGCTCCATTTAGACTCCACTATTTTTGTGCCTGATGATTaaccagaaacagcttcttctcctctgccactggatctctgaatggtccatgaacactaccttattatGCCCTTTTTCTGCAGTTTTTATTTAGttggtaatttatagtaattttacatCTTTACACTGCACTGCTGCAGA
This genomic window contains:
- the LOC140739429 gene encoding endogenous retrovirus group 3 member 1 Env polyprotein-like gives rise to the protein MNSMWTVTLLTVIYLILYVGKIEGKCDKCRNRVLEKGKERPGALVSHSHVNDQCYGKEKEECEEGGIKYTLRKNRGYPGGSVREEKGEGRSWSVRESTCPETKWICERKEKGRAEFGGVREEWGTYGKTRPEMKENLFIDLATRIATSLNVSDCWVCGGPHMSEQWPWIGESLSVWELLAHDWDKKRTGRTQEWKLTNYPEGQVCVERKGKVKVGESPCQSIKLAKKKNNATWWPEEPTWYITKGAKDNCTAMGNNSGIWNCSGHNPYEGIPSVWKAWRKAKKGGFVPEGLFWICGNQAYTKLPKGWGGVCFLGLIRPEFFLLPQDEDRELGIKLFDSLRREKREIKVGEWGDEWPPARIIEYYGPATWAQDGSWGYRTPVYMLNRIIRLQAVVEVITNQTALALELLAEQQSQMRTAIYQNRLALDYLLAFEGGVCGKFNLTNC